Proteins encoded in a region of the Trichosurus vulpecula isolate mTriVul1 chromosome 9, mTriVul1.pri, whole genome shotgun sequence genome:
- the SS18L2 gene encoding SS18-like protein 2 isoform X1 has protein sequence MSVAFVPERMRGKAEVNQETIQRVRPAHAPAAVAELWPGSFPLQRRAHQLEAGALELGSGRWRAAPCPAFPTRPYNHNQYSFASGSVGTPVAFGDRARAPRQPLLSACCVAHLAERPKLRKQEPLPARSLLSCRGGSPKSQCGAGRLKLRAVGGELLEENDQLIRCIVEYQNKGRAAECTQYQHVLHRNLIYLATIADASPANAPKTED, from the exons ATGTCGGTAGCGTTTGTGCCAGAGCGGATGAGGGGGAAGGCGGAAGTTAACCAGGAGACCATCCAGCGGGTAAGGCCTGCGCATGCGCCGGCTGCAGTAGCTGAGCTTTGGCCCGGCTCCTTCCCTCTCCAGCGGCGGGCCCACCAGCTGGAGGCCGGGGCTTTGGAGCTGGGCTCAGGCCGCTGGCGTGCTGCCCCCTGCCCAGCCTTCCCCACGCGTCCCTACAACCATAATCAGTATTCCTTCGCCTCTGGAAGCGTGGGGACTCCCGTGGCCTTTGGAGACAGAGCCCGGGCCCCGAGACAGcctttattaagcgcctgctgtgTGGCCCATCTGGCGGAAAGACCAAAACTAAGGAAACAGGAGCCCCTGCCCGCGAGGAGCTTACTGTCGTGTAGAGGCGGGTCCCCAAAGTCTCAGTGCGGCGCTGGGCGTTTAAAGCTCCGGGCAGTTGGAGGGGAA TTGCTGGAGGAAAATGACCAGCTGATCCGGTGCATCGTGGAGTACCAGAACAAGGGGCGGGCTGCAGAGTGCACACA GTACCAGCATGTATTGCACAGAAATCTCATTTATTTGGCTACCATCGCAGATGCTAGCCCAGCAAATGCTCCCAAAACGGAGGATTGA
- the SS18L2 gene encoding SS18-like protein 2 isoform X2, with translation MSVAFVPERMRGKAEVNQETIQRLLEENDQLIRCIVEYQNKGRAAECTQYQHVLHRNLIYLATIADASPANAPKTED, from the exons ATGTCGGTAGCGTTTGTGCCAGAGCGGATGAGGGGGAAGGCGGAAGTTAACCAGGAGACCATCCAGCGG TTGCTGGAGGAAAATGACCAGCTGATCCGGTGCATCGTGGAGTACCAGAACAAGGGGCGGGCTGCAGAGTGCACACA GTACCAGCATGTATTGCACAGAAATCTCATTTATTTGGCTACCATCGCAGATGCTAGCCCAGCAAATGCTCCCAAAACGGAGGATTGA